The window CACGCCCGGCGATCTCGACGAGCTTCGCACGATCTTTGAGGATTTTGGGCTCAAGCCCTCCTTCCTGCCGGACGTTGCCGGTTCGCTGGATGGCCACATCCCCGACCAATTCACGCCGACCACGATCGGTGGCATTGGAGTGGACGAGATCGCGACCATGGGGCAGGCGGCCTGGACGATCGCCATCGGCGCGCAAATGCGCCGTGCGGCCGAGATCATGCAGGCGCGGACAGGCACGCCGTTCCGTCTGTTCGAGCGGCTCTGCGGCCTTATTCCAAACGACGAATTCATCGCGTTTCTGAGCGAGATCAGCGGCCAGTCGGTGCCCTCGAAATATCGCCGGCAGCGTGGACAGCTGGCAGACGCCATGCTGGATGCCCATTTCCATATCGGCGGCCGCAAGCTCGCGATCGGCGCCGAGCCGGACTTGTTATTCGATCTCTCCAGCTTCCTCCACGAGATGGGGGCGCAGGTAACGGCTGCGGTGACGACGACGAACTCACCGGTGCTTCAGCGGGTCAGGACCGAGGACGTCCTGATCGGCGATCTGGAGGATCTTGAAGAGCTTGCCAGGTCACGTGACTGCGACCTCTTGATGTCGCATTCACATGGTCGCCAGGCCGCTTCGCGACTCAATGTTCCGTTCCTCCGGGTGGGCTTTCCGATGTTCGATCGCCTTGGCGCTGCGCATCTCACGACCGTTGGCTATCGCGGCACGCGCGATCTGATCTTTGATATCGCCAATCTGATCATCACCGACCGCGAAACCAACCATGGGCCGACGCCCGACACCTGGCCATCAGCTGCGGTGAGCTGCAGGTCCATCCGCCCCAGTTGCATTGAGCAGGGAGAGAAAAAACACGGATGAAAGTTGCATTCGCCACTCAGGACTTGAAGCACGTCGATGCGCACTTCGGCTGGGCCAAGAACATCGCGATCTACGAAGTCGGCCCGGACGGGCATCGGTTTATTGAGGCGGTTCAGTTCGGCGGTGATCTCACCGAAGACGGCAATGAGGATAAGCTGGCGCCGAAGATCGACGCGATCAGGGACTGCGCAATCCTCTATGTTGCGGCGATCGGCGGCTCGGGTGCTGCGCGAGTCGTCGCGAGTAGGATTCATCCTATGAAGGTGCTGCAACCAGAACCCATCGACGAGCTTTGCATCAAACTGCAAACCGTGCTGAAGGGTTCGCCGCCGCCCTGGCTGCGGAAGCTGCTCACTAAAAGCCCGGAACGTACGGTGGATTTCGAATCCTGAAGGAAAGAGGATGCCCGATCAGTCTGAAATCACTCCAGCCGCCGCCGCGGCGGAGCGGCCATTTCTCAAAGAGCTCATCAAGATCTGGCGCGCCCAGGACACCCACGGCGCCTGGGAGGGCAAGAAGGACCTCGACCTGCTAGAACCCTACATTCTCGACAAGCGCAAGCGCCGCGCGCTGCCGATCGTCGGCAATCCCGACCCCGACACGACATGGCGACTGCAGTTGTTCTTTGACGCCATTGCGCTCTCGATCGAGAAGGCGACGGGTGTGATGATCTCGCCAATGCTGAAGATGCATCATGAAGGGTTCGGCCGGATCGTGCTGATTGGGGGCCGGCTCGTTGTCGTGAGTAAGCAGCTACGGGACGTGCATCGCTTTGGTTTCAACAATCTTTGTCATCTTGCCGAGCAAGGCGACAAAATCGTCAGCAGTGGTGTTGAGATGATCCGCGAGTTCCCGGAAGTGGCGAATTATTGAGGCAAGTATGAGCGATGTTGAAAGCCTGAAAGCGGAAATAAAGAAGCTGTCGGCCAAAGCGACCCAGGCCAAGATGGACCTCCACGACCTCTCCGAGGATCTGCCTGTCAACTGGACCGCGATCCTGAGCGTGGCGCAGAAGGCCCACGACGCCTTCAGCGAGCTCGAAAGCAAGCGCCAAGATCTCCAGGCACTACACAAAGGATAACGGACCTCAAGCCATGTCATTCAGGACCCGCGACGGCCGCGATTGGAGGCCGGACTACCTGGTTTGGATCGATCCAAACAAGTGCATCGGCTGCGGCCGCTGCTACAAGGTCTGCGGCCGCGAGGTCATGACGCTGAAGGGCCTGAGCGAGGACGGCGAGATGATCGATCTCGATGAGGACGACGATGAGGTCGAAAAGAAGGTCATGGTGATGAAGGACGAGGGGGCCTGCATCGGCTGCAGCGCCTGCGCCCGGGTCTGCCCGACAAACTGTCAGACCCACGCGCCAGCTGCTTGAACCGACGTTTTTCTCGCTATGAACAGGGGTGGTTTGTCAGAGACAAACGTAGCGGGAGATCCGGCATCGAGCGGCGACATGTACGGCGCGAAGCCTTGAACCCTATCGAAAGTGCGCGTCAATGCTAAGCTTGGAGTGAATCATGGTCAAAAAAAGGTGTGCCTTGAAGTCGCGGATTGAAAGGCCAACGGCCTCGACTCCAGATGATGATCCCTATCTATGGTTGGAACAGATCGAAGGCGGACGGGCGTTGAACTTCGTCGAGCGGCAGAATAGCAGAACGGTGCGGGTGTTTGGCGGAGCGGCGTTCGAGCGCGACCGCGATACGCTCGCCGCGATCTACGATCGGCCCGACAAGATCCCCTATGTCAGCCGGCGCAGCGAGCATCTGCACAATCTCTGGAAGGATGCCATGAACCCGCGCGGCCTGTGGCGGCAAACCTCCCTCGCGGAGTTTCGCAAACCGCGGCCGGCGTGGGAGACCGTGCTGGACATCGACCGGCTTGCGGCGAGCGAGGGAAGACTGGCTGGTGAGCTCGATCAGCTCGCGGCCGGGAAGTTCGCGAGTCATCTTGAGCCTGTCGCGCGGCGGCAGCGACGCCGTCACCTTGCGGGACTTCGGCCGATCATATGGGGATCTTTGGCAGCGTGGACGATACCGGCGCGAAACCGCGCGCCTGGATCATCGACTAGATCGACTTTTTCAATTGCGGCATCTGGCTGCGCGACGACGCCGGCACCACAACGAAGCTCGACAAGCCGACCGGCATCTGGATGCAGGCGCATGGCGACTGGTTTGCGATGAAACTGCGCACGGACTGGGCGATCGAAGGACGAACCTACACCGCCGACGCCGTGCTCGGCAGCTCGCTCTCGGCGTTCCTCGCCGGCAGTCGCGACTTCACAATTCTGTTCGAGCCCGGACCGCGCCGGGCCTTGCAGGGTTTCTTCTGGGCCGCGGGCAAGCTGGTGCTGTCGATCCTCGACGAGCTGAAGCCGCGATTCGAGATCCGCACACCATCCGCTGCGGGGTGGAGCCGCGAGACTTGGCGGTCTTCCTGAGATTGGCGTCGTCGATGTCTGGCCGCTCGATCGCCATTCCTCCGAGAGCAATGGCGACCTGCTCGCCAATGTGCAGGACCTGCTGACGCCGCCGTCGCGCCGACGGCCTCGTGGTGACGCAGCACGAGGCGATCTCGGTTGACGGCGAGCGGATTCCCTATGTGCAGACCGGCCCGGCCAGCGAGACCGGCGATGCGCCGGTCTACATGAGCGCCTATGGCGGCTTTGGGCTCGCGGTGAAGCCGCACTACAATTCGTCGCTCGGCAAGCTCTGGCTGGAGCGCGGCGGTACCATCGTGCAGGCGAATCTGCGCGGCGGCGGCGAGTTCGGCACGCGCTGGCACGATGCCGGCCGTTTCGCCGGCAAGAAATTGTCGCATGATGATTTCGCAGCCGTTGCCGCCGATCTCGTCCGCCGCGGCGTGACGCAGCCAAAGCGCATCGCCGCGCAAGGCGGCTCGAACGGCGGCATCCTCATCACCAACATGCTGGTGCGATACCCCGAGCGCTTCGGCGCGCTGTTCTGCACCATCCCCCTGATCGACATGCGCCGCTACACCAAGCTGCTCGCGGGCGCGAGCTGGATCGCGGAATATGGCGATCCCGACAAGCCCGAGGAATGGGAGTGGCTCAAGACCTACTCCGCCTATCACAACGCAAAGGCGGCCCAGCCCTATCCGCCGATCCTGATCGGGACGACACGGCGCGACGACCGCGTCCATCCCGGACACGCGCGCAAGATGGCAGCAAAGCTCCAGGGGATGGGCTACGAGGCTTATTTCTACGAGCCCGGGGCGGGTGGCCACGGCTATGGCAAGGACAACAAGGAGCGCGCCGGCTTCGAGGTGCTCGGCTTTGAATTTCTGAAGAGCAAGATTGGCTGGCAGGACGGGGAGGCGTCACCGAGCTAACGCAATTGCCAAATGACATTCGTACGATATCGACCAGGGCGAGGGCGATCTGACCGACGTCCAGTCCTCCCGCACGACCGATTCGAGATCCTGGCGCTTGAACCAACGCATGGTGGAGTTAGTGTCTCGCCGGGACTTTGATAAGGACGGTTTCTCTTCACCAACTCTATGACCTCACTTGCGTGCTGAATCTCATCCCGGTGCTGCGCGTGATCTTCCAGGACTGTGACTGGACTGCGTCTTGTCTGCCCTTTAGAATGTATCGTCACAAAAGCTCGCCATTCAAAGTTCGAACCACCATTTGTAATTTGCGCTGGCGCTCAATTCGGCTACTGGATTATCTTCCAGCGGCGGCAGCCGCGGTCGCACTTTCCTTAGGAAGCAGGAACACCGAGTAGGAGGAGCGCAATCAGACCGGCAGAGCGAGCGAGGCTCATACTCACGGCTATTTGCCGGTTCCGGACCCGGGCTTACGGCCGCGCTCATCCAAACGTCAGGTGCGATCGTCATGATGGACGGGGCATAAAACGCCACGGCTCGCAGCGCACAACCCGCGTCTGATGTCTGACATCGAACGAGACCGCCAGCTACAAACGCGCCGTCGTGTTGAGCCGCCGAGTGATTTTAGACCGAATCAGGTGCGTGATGTTCGTTGCTGGCGTTGGCACGGCCATTGCTGCTGGGATTGAGCACGGTGTCAGGCGGAGTGGATGCAGACGCGCTCTCTCGTTCATTGAACTCGTGCCCCGTTTCTTAGAGACAAACGAGCTTGCGCATACGATCGCGCGAAGGTTTGGGAATAGCTTTGGAGAACAACGTGATCCTTCGTATGGAGTCGCCAGCTCCTCCGATCAGGGTGGAAA of the Bradyrhizobium sp. WSM1417 genome contains:
- the fdxB gene encoding ferredoxin III, nif-specific: MSFRTRDGRDWRPDYLVWIDPNKCIGCGRCYKVCGREVMTLKGLSEDGEMIDLDEDDDEVEKKVMVMKDEGACIGCSACARVCPTNCQTHAPAA
- the nifN gene encoding nitrogenase iron-molybdenum cofactor biosynthesis protein NifN, which codes for MAIVTASKKACSVNPLKMSQPIGGSFAFMGLRGAMPLLHGPQGCASFGLTLFVRHFNEAVPMQTTAMSEVATVLGGHENLEQAILNIYNRVKPEIIGINSTGVTETNGDDVEAFIRLIRQKHPQLEKLPLVYVSTPDFKDAFQDGWGKTVARMIEVLVAPVDAVRSRDGSRVNVLPGCHLTPGDLDELRTIFEDFGLKPSFLPDVAGSLDGHIPDQFTPTTIGGIGVDEIATMGQAAWTIAIGAQMRRAAEIMQARTGTPFRLFERLCGLIPNDEFIAFLSEISGQSVPSKYRRQRGQLADAMLDAHFHIGGRKLAIGAEPDLLFDLSSFLHEMGAQVTAAVTTTNSPVLQRVRTEDVLIGDLEDLEELARSRDCDLLMSHSHGRQAASRLNVPFLRVGFPMFDRLGAAHLTTVGYRGTRDLIFDIANLIITDRETNHGPTPDTWPSAAVSCRSIRPSCIEQGEKKHG
- the nifX gene encoding nitrogen fixation protein NifX; this encodes MKVAFATQDLKHVDAHFGWAKNIAIYEVGPDGHRFIEAVQFGGDLTEDGNEDKLAPKIDAIRDCAILYVAAIGGSGAARVVASRIHPMKVLQPEPIDELCIKLQTVLKGSPPPWLRKLLTKSPERTVDFES
- a CDS encoding NifX-associated nitrogen fixation protein, which translates into the protein MPDQSEITPAAAAAERPFLKELIKIWRAQDTHGAWEGKKDLDLLEPYILDKRKRRALPIVGNPDPDTTWRLQLFFDAIALSIEKATGVMISPMLKMHHEGFGRIVLIGGRLVVVSKQLRDVHRFGFNNLCHLAEQGDKIVSSGVEMIREFPEVANY
- a CDS encoding CCE_0567 family metalloprotein, which codes for MSDVESLKAEIKKLSAKATQAKMDLHDLSEDLPVNWTAILSVAQKAHDAFSELESKRQDLQALHKG